In Neorhizobium sp. NCHU2750, a single genomic region encodes these proteins:
- the treZ gene encoding malto-oligosyltrehalose trehalohydrolase has product MTDVEAAEEFRVFPKTWGAEYVAVGEVRFRLWAPGQETVTLRLNGDDTEMSAARDGWFELLATGVSAGAEYNYVLENGMTVPDPASRAQKDGVNGPSLVIDPTSYDWQDTSWKGRPWEEAVIYELHFGTFTREGTFRAAIDRLDYLADLGITMIEVMPLAQFGGEHGWGYDGVLLYAPHSAYGPPEDFKAFVDAAHHHGISVVLDIVLNHFGPEGNYLPLLAPDFFHKERMTPWGAGIAYDADAARAYMAEAPLYWLEEFHLDGLRFDAIDQIEDVSDTHMLVEIAERIRAEITDRPIHLTTEDCRNVTFLHPRTEDGSAPLFTGEWNDDFHNAVHVFLTGETHAYYKDFAESPEKLVARCLAEGFAYQGEVSPQSGQKRGVDSKGQPPTAFVDFIQNHDQTGNRAQGERLIVLAGDARTKVFLATLLLSPHIPLIFMGEDYGETNPFLFFTDFHGDLAKAVREGRAREFEGHAGHGEKVPDPNAKKTFEASKLDWKKLDTPQGRDWFDFTSELLKLRREMIVPLLPTAAGGTGKVIETGHGFLAVSWDFPKGRYAIALNIGDAARPLPKLPGKPVYAYPKRDHPERVTDLAPHSILVSFEKV; this is encoded by the coding sequence CCTGAACGGCGACGATACCGAGATGAGCGCGGCTCGCGACGGCTGGTTCGAACTCTTGGCAACCGGCGTCTCCGCCGGTGCCGAATACAATTACGTCCTCGAAAACGGAATGACCGTCCCCGACCCCGCATCGCGGGCGCAAAAAGACGGCGTCAACGGCCCCTCCCTCGTCATCGACCCCACCAGCTATGACTGGCAGGACACAAGCTGGAAAGGCCGCCCCTGGGAAGAGGCGGTCATCTACGAACTGCATTTCGGCACATTCACCCGGGAAGGCACGTTTCGTGCCGCTATCGACAGGCTAGACTATCTTGCCGATCTCGGCATCACCATGATCGAGGTCATGCCGCTTGCCCAGTTCGGCGGCGAACATGGCTGGGGCTATGACGGCGTACTGCTCTATGCGCCGCATTCGGCCTATGGCCCGCCGGAGGATTTCAAGGCCTTTGTCGATGCCGCCCATCATCACGGCATCTCCGTCGTGCTCGATATCGTGCTCAACCATTTCGGCCCCGAGGGCAATTACCTGCCGCTTCTGGCACCGGATTTCTTCCACAAGGAGCGGATGACGCCCTGGGGCGCCGGCATTGCCTATGATGCCGATGCCGCCCGCGCCTATATGGCGGAAGCCCCTCTTTATTGGCTGGAGGAATTCCATCTCGATGGCCTGCGCTTCGATGCGATCGACCAGATCGAGGATGTGTCGGACACCCATATGCTGGTCGAGATCGCCGAGCGCATCCGTGCCGAGATCACCGACCGGCCGATCCACCTCACGACCGAAGACTGCCGCAACGTCACCTTCCTTCACCCCCGCACCGAAGACGGGTCCGCACCGCTGTTTACCGGCGAATGGAACGACGATTTCCACAATGCCGTCCATGTGTTCCTGACCGGCGAGACCCATGCCTATTATAAGGATTTCGCCGAAAGCCCGGAAAAGCTCGTCGCCCGCTGTTTGGCGGAAGGCTTTGCCTATCAGGGCGAGGTATCACCGCAATCGGGCCAGAAGCGCGGCGTCGACAGCAAAGGCCAGCCGCCCACAGCCTTTGTCGACTTCATCCAGAACCACGACCAGACCGGCAACAGAGCCCAGGGCGAGCGGCTGATTGTGCTTGCCGGAGACGCCCGCACGAAAGTGTTTCTCGCCACCCTGCTTCTCTCGCCGCATATCCCGCTGATCTTCATGGGCGAGGACTATGGCGAGACGAACCCCTTCCTGTTCTTCACCGATTTTCACGGCGATCTGGCGAAGGCCGTGCGCGAGGGCCGGGCACGGGAGTTCGAAGGCCATGCCGGGCACGGAGAAAAAGTGCCCGACCCGAATGCGAAAAAGACCTTCGAGGCTTCCAAACTCGACTGGAAAAAGCTCGACACGCCTCAGGGCCGCGACTGGTTCGATTTCACCTCCGAACTGCTCAAGCTGCGGCGGGAGATGATCGTCCCGCTTCTGCCAACGGCTGCCGGCGGCACCGGCAAAGTCATCGAAACCGGCCACGGCTTCCTCGCCGTCTCCTGGGATTTTCCGAAAGGCAGATACGCAATCGCCCTCAATATCGGCGATGCCGCACGGCCGCTGCCGAAACTGCCCGGCAAGCCGGTCTACGCCTATCCGAAGAGAGACCACCCCGAACGGGTGACGGACCTTGCCCCCCATTCCATCCTCGTCAGCTTCGAGAAGGTGTGA
- the treY gene encoding malto-oligosyltrehalose synthase — MIPTATYRIQFRNGMTFDRAAALVPYLKRLGISHLYASPVFTATTGSTHGYDVTDASGIDPAIGGREGFDRMAAALKMEGLGLILDIVPNHMAASLENPWWRDVVEHGHKSRYTRHFDIDWSRRLTLPFLGDTFEAVLEAGDISVKPDPKTGKPSLAYYDSFYPLDPDTYVGSEEEVLQINDKAAVADLHDAQPYRLMSWRDAPRDLSYRRFFEITGLAGIRVEDDHVFDDTHRLILDLVRSGAVDGLRVDHVDGLADPKAYLERLRKEAGPDCYITVEKILGDEEDISPDWPISGTTGYEFIADLSDALVDADQLGELQAAYAGVAGAAPDMPTELRAAKLLMADNNFAGELATLVKLAESIHEEMRGDAAALSQTAIRAGLRELLAAFPVYRTYGTPAGMPPEGRQLLQRVVEHVRRNQSAADLSALPLLVTVLNGDVPGQLAEKASTFRTRFQQLTGPLMAKSVEDTLFFRHHALLALNEVGAEPLPREFSLQRFHDRMAARQRLQPQALSGTSTHDTKRGEDARARLYALSEAPQVFADAVARWREMNAGAVQQLDDGPAPEPAVEWMLYQALAGAWPPEMAADDAEELAALDARFQPYVEKALREAKLRTNWSDGNAGYEEAVKLYAHRLLSLDNEAFLGDFAATIRPFIRAGSVNSLTQTLVKLLSPGVPDIYQGSETSDLSLVDPDNRREPDFDALMQQLPETTSPLNSADEEEWLSGRLKQHVIARLLQLRKDRPELFSRGTYLPLSATGKRARNILAFARQYKDEAVILIAPRLVLEALANLANASAAAWAETAVPLEAPLSGRRYRDIFTGRIFDFNDQVAVNWAFAEHPFAVLVAE, encoded by the coding sequence ATGATCCCGACCGCGACCTACCGCATCCAGTTCCGCAACGGCATGACCTTCGACCGCGCGGCAGCGCTCGTGCCCTACCTGAAACGGCTCGGCATCAGCCATCTCTATGCTTCGCCGGTCTTCACCGCCACGACCGGCTCCACGCATGGCTATGACGTCACCGACGCCAGCGGGATCGATCCGGCAATCGGCGGCCGCGAAGGTTTTGACCGGATGGCAGCCGCCCTCAAGATGGAAGGCCTCGGCCTGATCCTCGATATCGTGCCGAACCACATGGCCGCATCGCTGGAAAACCCGTGGTGGCGCGATGTGGTGGAACATGGGCATAAGAGCCGCTACACCCGCCATTTCGATATCGACTGGTCACGCCGCCTCACCCTGCCCTTTCTCGGCGATACGTTCGAAGCAGTCCTCGAGGCGGGCGATATCTCGGTGAAGCCCGATCCGAAGACCGGCAAGCCGTCGCTCGCCTATTATGACAGCTTCTATCCGCTCGATCCCGACACCTATGTCGGCAGTGAGGAAGAGGTGCTGCAGATCAACGACAAGGCCGCAGTCGCCGACCTGCACGACGCACAGCCCTATCGCCTGATGTCCTGGCGGGATGCGCCGCGCGATCTCTCCTATCGCCGCTTCTTCGAGATCACCGGCCTTGCCGGCATCCGCGTCGAGGATGATCACGTCTTCGACGACACCCACCGCCTCATCCTCGACCTCGTCCGCTCCGGCGCAGTCGACGGGTTGCGCGTCGACCATGTCGACGGTCTTGCGGACCCGAAGGCCTATCTGGAACGGCTGCGAAAGGAAGCAGGTCCGGATTGCTACATCACGGTGGAAAAGATCCTCGGCGACGAAGAGGACATTTCGCCGGACTGGCCGATCTCCGGCACGACCGGTTACGAATTTATCGCAGACTTGAGCGACGCGCTTGTCGATGCCGACCAGCTGGGCGAGCTGCAGGCCGCCTATGCAGGCGTGGCTGGCGCCGCACCGGACATGCCTACGGAACTACGCGCCGCCAAATTGCTGATGGCCGACAATAACTTCGCCGGTGAACTTGCCACGCTCGTCAAGCTTGCTGAATCGATACATGAAGAGATGCGCGGCGATGCAGCCGCCCTCTCGCAGACAGCCATCCGGGCCGGCCTGCGCGAACTGCTCGCAGCCTTCCCCGTCTATCGAACCTATGGCACCCCGGCCGGCATGCCGCCCGAGGGCCGGCAATTGCTGCAAAGGGTCGTCGAGCATGTGAGGCGCAACCAGTCCGCTGCCGACCTCTCAGCTCTGCCCCTGCTTGTCACGGTCCTGAATGGCGACGTGCCGGGACAGCTCGCCGAAAAAGCCTCGACCTTCCGCACCCGCTTCCAGCAACTGACCGGCCCGCTGATGGCAAAGTCGGTCGAGGATACGCTGTTCTTCCGCCACCATGCGCTGCTTGCCTTGAACGAAGTCGGTGCCGAGCCCCTGCCGCGTGAATTTTCGCTCCAACGGTTTCACGACCGGATGGCCGCGCGCCAAAGGCTGCAGCCACAGGCACTGTCCGGGACCTCCACTCACGATACGAAACGCGGCGAGGATGCCCGCGCCCGGCTCTATGCGCTGAGCGAGGCGCCGCAGGTCTTTGCCGATGCCGTGGCCCGCTGGCGGGAAATGAACGCCGGGGCCGTGCAGCAGCTCGACGATGGCCCGGCGCCCGAACCGGCTGTCGAATGGATGCTCTATCAGGCGCTCGCCGGTGCCTGGCCGCCAGAGATGGCGGCCGATGATGCCGAAGAACTGGCGGCGCTCGATGCGCGTTTTCAGCCCTATGTCGAAAAGGCGCTTCGGGAGGCAAAGCTGCGCACCAACTGGAGCGACGGCAATGCCGGCTACGAGGAAGCGGTGAAGCTCTACGCCCATCGCCTTCTTTCGCTCGACAACGAGGCATTTCTCGGCGATTTCGCCGCCACCATCCGGCCCTTCATCCGCGCCGGCAGCGTCAATAGCCTGACCCAGACCCTGGTCAAGCTCTTGAGCCCCGGCGTGCCCGATATCTATCAGGGCAGCGAGACGAGCGACCTGTCGCTCGTCGATCCCGATAACCGCCGCGAACCGGATTTCGATGCGCTGATGCAGCAATTGCCGGAAACCACCTCGCCGCTGAATTCCGCTGACGAGGAGGAGTGGCTAAGCGGGCGCCTCAAGCAGCACGTCATCGCCCGTCTGCTGCAGTTGCGGAAGGATCGCCCCGAACTCTTTTCCAGGGGCACCTACCTTCCCCTTTCAGCCACCGGCAAGAGAGCGCGCAATATCTTAGCCTTTGCCCGACAGTATAAGGATGAGGCCGTCATCCTCATTGCCCCGCGTCTCGTGCTTGAGGCACTGGCCAACCTTGCCAATGCAAGCGCCGCCGCCTGGGCCGAAACCGCAGTACCGCTCGAAGCGCCCCTGTCGGGCAGACGCTACCGGGATATTTTCACCGGCCGCATATTCGATTTCAACGATCAGGTCGCCGTCAACTGGGCCTTTGCCGAACATCCTTTCGCAGTCCTCGTCGCGGAGTAA
- a CDS encoding DUF983 domain-containing protein, translating into MGHDAQWPTLSPCRTGLRGHCPRCGRGHLFEGFLTVRPACEVCGLDYGFADPADGPAFFVICFACVPSVALAVWIETFYQPPFWVHLLTSLPFLLLTCILPLRPLKGWLVASQFFYKAEQGKLDRGSGLRRDRL; encoded by the coding sequence ATGGGACATGATGCGCAATGGCCGACACTTTCGCCTTGTCGTACCGGCCTTCGAGGCCACTGCCCGCGCTGCGGGCGGGGGCATCTTTTCGAGGGCTTTCTGACAGTCAGGCCGGCCTGCGAAGTCTGCGGACTTGACTACGGCTTTGCCGATCCGGCCGATGGCCCGGCCTTCTTCGTCATCTGCTTTGCCTGCGTGCCGAGCGTGGCGCTGGCTGTGTGGATCGAAACCTTCTACCAGCCGCCCTTCTGGGTGCATCTTCTGACATCGCTGCCGTTCCTGCTGTTGACCTGCATCCTTCCCTTGAGGCCGCTGAAAGGGTGGCTTGTCGCGAGCCAGTTCTTCTACAAGGCGGAGCAGGGCAAGCTCGACCGCGGCTCGGGCCTCAGGCGCGACAGGCTGTAG
- a CDS encoding amidase has product MSIAELSMLIHSGVMSPVEIAEAVFDAIETHADKAIFVSLLKDRAMAEAQAAAKRVSEGRSFGWLDGVPIAWKDLFDIEGMATTAGSTVLASQPIATRDAAVVDLVRQAGMVAIGRTNMSEFAFSGIGINPHYGTPRNPKSTDVPRITGGSSSGSAAAVAAGLVPVAIGTDTGGSIRIPAALNGIVGYKASRGRYSMDGVFPLAQSLDCLGPLCRSVQDAIWVDAAMRGATRPDVTRGTDSVLDLVVPENAVFDGAEQGVVAAFEAALSRLEKQGARVSRIRIPAFEAIAELMKARGALVTAEAFALHRERLTGPVADEIDPRVVARIRLGGNISMADYIDILEIRRRLTKETEDLLAGRLVALPSVAHVAPPSEPLLKDDDLFFATNGKTLRNTGFGNFLDWCGVSIPCGSGDAGMPVGFLLSGAAGEDEKLLSAALRYEEVIRG; this is encoded by the coding sequence ATGTCGATCGCCGAATTGTCGATGTTGATCCACTCTGGCGTGATGAGCCCCGTCGAGATCGCTGAAGCCGTCTTCGACGCGATCGAAACCCATGCCGACAAGGCGATCTTCGTCTCCCTGCTGAAGGATCGCGCCATGGCCGAGGCGCAGGCCGCCGCAAAGCGCGTCAGCGAGGGCCGCTCATTCGGCTGGCTGGACGGCGTGCCGATCGCCTGGAAGGATCTCTTCGACATCGAGGGCATGGCCACCACCGCCGGTTCGACCGTCCTCGCCAGCCAACCCATCGCCACCAGGGATGCCGCCGTCGTCGATTTGGTCCGCCAGGCCGGCATGGTCGCCATCGGCCGCACCAACATGAGCGAATTCGCCTTTTCCGGCATCGGCATCAATCCGCATTACGGCACGCCCCGTAACCCGAAAAGCACCGATGTTCCGCGCATCACCGGCGGCTCGTCCTCCGGTTCTGCTGCAGCGGTTGCCGCCGGCCTCGTCCCCGTCGCGATCGGCACCGATACCGGCGGCTCGATCCGCATTCCGGCAGCGCTGAACGGCATCGTCGGCTACAAGGCAAGCCGCGGCCGCTATTCGATGGATGGCGTCTTCCCGCTGGCACAGAGCCTTGATTGCCTCGGCCCGCTCTGCCGCAGCGTTCAGGATGCGATCTGGGTCGATGCCGCCATGCGCGGCGCCACAAGACCGGACGTGACGCGCGGCACCGACAGCGTGCTTGATCTCGTCGTGCCGGAAAACGCCGTCTTCGACGGCGCCGAGCAAGGTGTCGTGGCGGCCTTCGAGGCAGCCCTCTCGCGGCTGGAAAAGCAGGGCGCGCGCGTCAGCCGCATCCGCATCCCCGCCTTCGAGGCGATTGCCGAACTGATGAAGGCCCGTGGCGCCCTGGTGACGGCCGAAGCCTTCGCCCTGCACCGCGAACGCCTGACCGGCCCCGTTGCCGATGAGATCGACCCGCGCGTCGTCGCCCGCATCCGTCTCGGCGGCAACATTTCCATGGCCGACTATATCGACATCCTCGAAATCCGCCGCCGCCTGACGAAGGAAACCGAAGACCTGCTCGCCGGCCGCCTCGTCGCATTGCCGTCCGTCGCCCATGTCGCTCCACCGAGCGAGCCGCTGCTGAAGGACGACGATCTGTTCTTCGCCACCAATGGCAAGACCCTGCGCAACACCGGCTTCGGCAATTTCCTCGACTGGTGCGGCGTCTCCATCCCCTGCGGCAGCGGCGATGCCGGCATGCCGGTCGGCTTCCTCCTGTCCGGAGCAGCCGGCGAGGACGAAAAGCTTCTCTCAGCCGCATTGCGCTACGAAGAGGTCATCCGCGGCTGA
- a CDS encoding PIN domain-containing protein, whose amino-acid sequence MKTCSSTNLFFDTNVLLSHANSDAGSAAPDIEKILEEAYAGKRSLWVSSIIFAELRPSLFVAGKFESVTKLASYIRSIATVVSPDPDMMLRAGRLRDQRWNRSGRTAEEKYRTMSLGDALHIVSALWVKEATNVPDLQFLTFDDGKSRSDEGKSLSLLRLEEYTDGISNHPDVIASAALYRTRPILSQTAMF is encoded by the coding sequence TTGAAAACCTGCAGTAGTACGAATCTCTTCTTCGACACGAATGTCCTTTTGAGCCACGCGAATTCCGACGCAGGAAGCGCGGCGCCTGACATAGAGAAGATTCTTGAGGAAGCCTATGCAGGCAAGAGATCGCTCTGGGTTAGCAGCATAATTTTCGCAGAGTTGCGCCCCTCCCTATTCGTCGCTGGCAAGTTCGAAAGTGTGACAAAGCTTGCGTCGTATATTCGGTCGATCGCAACAGTCGTGTCTCCGGATCCCGATATGATGCTGAGGGCCGGGAGACTGCGTGATCAGCGATGGAACAGATCGGGAAGGACCGCGGAAGAAAAGTACCGGACTATGTCTCTTGGTGACGCGTTGCACATTGTTTCAGCGCTTTGGGTGAAAGAAGCGACAAATGTTCCAGATCTTCAGTTTCTCACTTTCGATGATGGTAAATCAAGATCAGACGAGGGTAAGTCGCTTTCATTACTTAGGCTGGAGGAATACACTGATGGGATATCAAATCATCCGGACGTCATTGCCTCAGCCGCCCTCTATCGCACCAGGCCCATACTAAGCCAGACAGCCATGTTTTGA
- the mnmA gene encoding tRNA 2-thiouridine(34) synthase MnmA, translated as MNTLDFDKKPEDTRVVVAMSGGVDSSVVAGLLKRQGYDVLGITLQLYDHGAAVHRAGSCCAGQDIDDARRVCETLGIPHYVLDYEKRFRETVINPFAEAYAMGETPVPCVACNQTVKFADLLATARELGADALATGHYIRSSANPTSDNPSRRALYRPIDSDRDQSWFLFATTQEQIDYLRFPLGGMSKADVRVLAEDMDLIVAKKADSQDICFVPAGKYADIINKVKPNAALAGDIVHMDGRVLGRHDGIVHFTIGQRKGLGVATGEPLYVVYLDARSRRVIVGPKEALDTHRVYLRDMNWLGDSSLEQDAGQGFACFAKVRSTRPPTPATLHVDERGIYVDLSIGEAGVAPGQACVLYSAPGPDARVYGGGFIERSERAEAAEASLRQLLAQPVAA; from the coding sequence GTGAATACGCTGGATTTTGACAAGAAGCCGGAAGATACGCGCGTGGTTGTCGCCATGTCGGGTGGGGTGGATTCGTCCGTCGTGGCCGGGCTTTTGAAACGGCAGGGCTATGACGTGCTGGGCATCACGCTGCAGCTCTACGACCACGGTGCTGCCGTCCACCGCGCGGGCTCCTGCTGTGCCGGGCAGGATATCGACGATGCGCGCCGCGTTTGCGAAACGCTCGGCATCCCGCATTATGTCCTCGACTACGAAAAGCGTTTTCGCGAGACGGTGATCAATCCGTTTGCCGAAGCCTATGCGATGGGCGAGACGCCTGTTCCCTGCGTTGCCTGCAACCAGACGGTCAAGTTTGCCGATCTCCTGGCAACCGCGCGCGAACTCGGAGCCGACGCCTTGGCGACCGGTCACTATATCCGCTCTTCCGCCAACCCGACGTCGGACAATCCGAGCCGCCGGGCGCTCTATCGCCCAATCGACAGCGACCGCGACCAGAGCTGGTTCCTGTTTGCCACGACGCAGGAGCAGATCGATTATCTGCGCTTTCCGCTCGGCGGCATGTCGAAGGCCGATGTGCGGGTGCTTGCCGAAGACATGGACCTGATCGTCGCCAAGAAGGCCGACAGCCAGGACATCTGCTTCGTGCCGGCCGGCAAATATGCCGACATCATCAACAAGGTGAAGCCGAATGCGGCGCTCGCCGGCGATATCGTCCATATGGACGGCCGCGTACTCGGCCGCCATGACGGGATCGTCCATTTCACCATCGGCCAGCGCAAGGGGCTCGGCGTGGCAACCGGCGAACCGCTTTACGTCGTCTATCTCGATGCGCGCTCGCGCCGGGTGATCGTCGGGCCGAAGGAAGCGCTCGATACGCACCGGGTCTATCTGCGCGACATGAACTGGCTCGGCGATTCGTCGCTCGAACAGGATGCGGGCCAAGGCTTTGCCTGCTTTGCCAAGGTGCGCTCGACGCGGCCGCCGACACCGGCGACCCTGCATGTCGATGAACGCGGCATCTATGTCGATCTTTCGATCGGCGAGGCTGGTGTCGCACCCGGCCAGGCCTGCGTGCTCTATTCGGCACCGGGGCCGGATGCACGCGTCTATGGCGGCGGCTTCATCGAGCGCTCCGAGCGGGCCGAGGCGGCGGAAGCCTCGCTTCGCCAGTTGCTGGCTCAGCCGGTTGCCGCCTGA
- a CDS encoding mechanosensitive ion channel family protein translates to MNAFIAEFRQYTDWLPNWVVSLAVLAAAILIGLMVHRFAFRLFTRVVENKDLFWRSLVSRGKRPLRLGILTFTLSLAVTLAPLAPGPAELFRHILLLAFIILVGWATKTVLHIWTTVYLRRFKLDAEDNLLARTHVTQSRIAERIAGFMIVILTVAAMLMTFPAVQQYGVSVLASAGVAGIVLGLALQPMLKNLFAGIQLAITQPIRIDDALIVEGEWGNVEEITSTYVVVKLWDWRRMILPLSYFIENPFQNWTRESSALIGTVMIYLDYTVPVSALRSKVEEIAAASKLWDKRVVNVQVTDFRESVMEIRILVSASSAPKVFDIRCEMREKLVEFIQRDYPQALPKVRTDRQLDRADMAAAHSAAQHAALQS, encoded by the coding sequence ATGAACGCTTTCATCGCCGAATTCCGCCAATATACCGATTGGCTGCCGAACTGGGTGGTCAGTCTTGCCGTGCTGGCCGCAGCCATCCTGATCGGGCTCATGGTGCATCGGTTCGCATTCCGCCTTTTTACCCGCGTGGTCGAGAACAAGGATCTGTTCTGGCGATCGCTCGTTTCAAGAGGCAAGCGGCCGCTCCGGCTCGGTATTCTCACCTTCACGCTGTCGCTCGCCGTCACGCTTGCGCCGCTCGCTCCTGGGCCCGCCGAGCTTTTCCGCCATATCCTGCTCCTCGCCTTCATCATCCTTGTCGGCTGGGCGACGAAGACCGTTCTGCATATCTGGACGACGGTCTATCTGAGACGGTTCAAGCTCGATGCGGAAGACAACCTGCTTGCGCGCACCCACGTCACCCAGTCGCGGATAGCCGAGCGCATCGCGGGCTTCATGATCGTCATTCTTACTGTTGCGGCGATGTTGATGACCTTTCCGGCGGTGCAGCAATACGGGGTCAGCGTGCTGGCATCGGCCGGTGTCGCAGGTATCGTGCTGGGCTTGGCACTACAGCCGATGCTGAAGAACCTGTTTGCCGGCATTCAGCTTGCCATCACCCAGCCGATCCGCATCGACGATGCGCTGATCGTCGAGGGGGAGTGGGGCAATGTCGAGGAGATCACCTCCACCTATGTGGTGGTGAAGCTGTGGGACTGGCGGCGGATGATCCTGCCGCTGTCCTATTTCATCGAGAACCCGTTCCAGAACTGGACCCGCGAAAGCTCGGCACTGATCGGTACGGTGATGATCTATCTGGACTATACGGTGCCCGTTTCCGCCTTGCGCTCCAAGGTGGAGGAGATCGCCGCTGCGTCGAAGCTCTGGGACAAGCGGGTGGTCAATGTGCAGGTGACGGATTTCCGCGAGAGCGTGATGGAAATCCGCATTCTCGTCTCGGCCAGCAGCGCGCCGAAGGTTTTCGACATTCGCTGCGAGATGCGCGAAAAGCTGGTGGAATTCATCCAGCGCGATTATCCGCAGGCGCTGCCGAAGGTGCGCACCGACCGGCAGTTGGACCGGGCCGACATGGCCGCAGCGCACTCCGCCGCCCAGCATGCAGCGCTGCAATCGTGA
- a CDS encoding DUF1810 domain-containing protein, producing MNERSEVFDLTRFVEAQAEIYNQVIAELRDGEKRSHWMWYIFPQFTGLGASAMSQRFAINSRAEAVAYLEHPLLGWRLGECTAAMLSHEGRKPGEILGSPDDMKFKSSMTLFHMVSEKGSPFERALHVFYKGEHDERTVALLRL from the coding sequence ATGAACGAGCGATCCGAGGTTTTCGATCTCACGCGTTTCGTCGAGGCACAGGCGGAGATCTACAATCAGGTGATCGCCGAACTGCGCGACGGGGAGAAGCGAAGCCATTGGATGTGGTATATTTTCCCACAGTTCACCGGGCTCGGCGCCTCGGCCATGTCGCAGCGTTTTGCCATCAACTCGCGGGCCGAAGCCGTCGCCTATCTTGAACACCCGCTGCTTGGCTGGCGGCTTGGCGAATGCACGGCGGCCATGCTGTCCCACGAAGGTCGCAAGCCAGGCGAAATTCTCGGTTCTCCTGACGACATGAAATTCAAGAGCTCGATGACCCTGTTCCACATGGTCAGCGAAAAGGGCTCGCCTTTCGAGCGAGCCCTTCATGTCTTCTACAAAGGGGAGCACGACGAACGAACCGTCGCGCTCCTGAGGCTTTAA
- a CDS encoding Tim44 domain-containing protein: MLSKLRRFQKLFAILAVGMAVSLTAVDMAEARRASGGSSFGSRGTRTFSAPPTTNTAPGAAGGINRSMTPNTQQNATTPSNGMGQAAQPRRPGMFGGMFGGLLGGLALGGLFGMLMGTGFGGMAGFMGMLLQIALIAGLAMLALRFFARRQQQAAGPAGNARGYGADDYNQPQNNAYQSQQPGQGGFQIPKIGGGGASSAGFGGGYQAAPRQAGPDTDEIGITNRDLSQFEKLLTEIQGAYADEDYAKLRSLTTPEAMSYLAEELGENATNGVKNEVKDVKLLQGDLSEAWRENGQEYATVAMRYSSIDFLRDRNNGKVVDGDPNHETETVEVWTFVRRPANDWQLSAIQSAA, from the coding sequence ATGTTATCCAAGCTTCGGCGTTTCCAGAAACTCTTCGCGATCCTTGCGGTCGGGATGGCGGTTTCGCTAACTGCCGTCGATATGGCGGAAGCACGTCGCGCGAGCGGCGGTTCGAGCTTCGGCAGCCGCGGCACGCGCACATTTTCCGCTCCGCCGACCACCAATACGGCACCGGGCGCCGCCGGCGGTATCAATCGTTCGATGACGCCGAATACCCAGCAGAACGCAACCACACCTTCGAACGGCATGGGACAGGCCGCGCAGCCGCGCCGTCCGGGCATGTTCGGCGGGATGTTCGGTGGCCTTCTCGGCGGTCTGGCCCTTGGCGGCCTGTTCGGCATGCTGATGGGCACGGGCTTCGGCGGCATGGCCGGCTTCATGGGCATGCTGTTGCAGATCGCGCTGATCGCCGGTCTGGCCATGCTGGCGCTGCGGTTCTTCGCCCGCCGCCAGCAGCAGGCCGCAGGTCCGGCCGGCAATGCACGCGGCTATGGTGCGGATGACTACAATCAGCCGCAGAACAATGCCTACCAGTCGCAGCAGCCGGGGCAGGGTGGTTTCCAGATCCCCAAGATCGGCGGTGGCGGGGCCTCTTCGGCCGGCTTCGGCGGCGGCTATCAGGCTGCCCCGCGTCAGGCAGGTCCGGATACCGACGAGATCGGCATCACCAACCGCGATCTCAGCCAGTTCGAAAAGCTGCTGACGGAGATCCAGGGCGCCTATGCGGACGAGGACTATGCCAAGCTGCGCAGCCTCACCACGCCGGAAGCGATGTCCTATCTCGCCGAGGAACTCGGTGAGAACGCCACCAATGGCGTCAAGAACGAGGTGAAGGACGTCAAGCTGCTGCAGGGCGACCTGTCGGAAGCATGGCGCGAGAACGGCCAGGAATATGCGACGGTGGCGATGCGCTATTCGTCGATCGATTTCCTGCGCGACCGCAACAATGGCAAGGTCGTCGACGGCGATCCGAACCATGAGACGGAGACGGTCGAAGTATGGACCTTCGTGCGCAGGCCGGCCAATGACTGGCAGCTTTCCGCCATCCAGTCGGCGGCTTAA